In Musa acuminata AAA Group cultivar baxijiao chromosome BXJ2-8, Cavendish_Baxijiao_AAA, whole genome shotgun sequence, one genomic interval encodes:
- the LOC135619076 gene encoding probable N6-adenosine-methyltransferase MT-A70-like codes for MEPQRNGGGGGGDGGDDVAAVKEMRQQMEDAIAARRQSQQELLFSLHSLVPDLACSLDVSLRVISSFNRRPFSPTPKPPSDHHPLTPRRRHLPDARTLPRTRPKRSPPSPGAEGGGSAGGDRLSVVRTMVAVCLLELVPFTEIDSAALLRRLENDQSSATPAEKAALADLGGDVGPISAVEMALRRIAEESGGVQLEEFTVNGKTTLMIWGIDRNKLLKELPESSSQGQQPPPRPPSTEPSSSKGNSQSQAPTMAGVDNTSMTMPSPSPDMWMGPSDTHLAGMPHIFPGSGGPPLVGPRGAPRVVGMMGIPRMMGFTPLQRPLMGPGNTPGGPNLATPKQSSEEDDLKDLEALLNKKTFRELQMSKTGEEILDLIHRPTARETAVAAKFKTKGGSQLKEYCSNLTKEDCRRQTGSFVACDKVHFRRIIAPHTDTNLGDCSFLDTCRHTKTCKYVHYELDQTPDAPMILGSTNLPPPKPIKPRRAEYCSEVELGQPQWINCDIRNFRMDILGQFGVIMADPPWDIHMELPYGTMADDEMRNLNVPALQTDGLIFLWVTGRAMELGRECLELWGYKRVEEIIWVKTNQLQRIIRTGRTGHWLNHSKEHCLVGIKGNPEVNRNIDTDVIVAEVRETSRKPDEMYPMLERISPRTRKLELFARMHNTHAGWLSLGNQLQGVRLVDEGLRARFKAAYPDVEVQPASPTRTTSAMDADSSASQMRAPFAGMEMKQPTDQFMEPVASAGYASVGKPAAPDAEAAA; via the exons ATGGAACCACAGCgaaacggcggcggcggcggcggcgacggaggCGATGACGTTGCCGCCGTTAAGGAGATGCGCCAACAGATGGAGGACGCCATCGCGGCCCGCCGCCAGTCGCAGCAGGAGCTCCTCTTCTCCCTCCACTCCCTCGTTCCCGACTTGGCCTGCTCCCTCGACGTCTCCCTCCGCGTTATCTCCTCCTTCAACCGCCGCCCCTTCTCCCCCACCCCTAAACCCCCCTCCGATCACCATCCCCTCAccccccgccgccgccacctccctGATGCCCGCACCTTACCACGCACCCGCCCCAAGCGCTCGCCGCCCTCCCCCGGCGCCGAGGGCGGCGGCTCCGCTGGCGGCGACCGCCTCTCTGTCGTCCGCACCATGGTCGCCGTCTGCCTCCTGGAGCTCGTACCCTTCACCGAGATCGACTCCGCCGCTTTGCTTCGGCGGCTGGAGAACGACCAGTCCTCGGCCACCCCTGCCGAGAAGGCTGCGCTGGCTGATCTCGGTGGGGATGTCGGGCCGATCTCTGCAGTCGAGATGGCGCTCCGGCGAATCGCCGAGGAGAGCGGTGGAGTGCAGCTGGAGGAGTTCACCGTGAACGGGAAGACCACGCTGATGATTTGGGGCATCGATCGGAACAAACTCCTCAAGGAGCTTCCAGAGAGCTCTTCGCAGGGTCAGCAGCCGCCACCACGTCCACCGTCGACGGAACCCAGCTCGAGCAAGGGGAATAGTCAGTCCCAGGCCCCAACAATGGCCGGAGTCGATAATACTTCCATGACGATGCCAAGTCCGTCGCCGGACATGTGGATGGGGCCTTCCGACACCCATCTCGCTGGAATGCCCCATATCTTTCCTGGGTCTGGTGGTCCGCCTTTGGTTGGTCCGAGGGGAGCGCCTAGAGTGGTCGGCATGATGGGGATTCCACGGATGATGGGATTTACTCCCCTTCAGAGGCCACTCATGGGACCTGGTAACACTCCGGGTGGCCCTAATCTGGCGACGCCGAAGCAAAGCTCCGAGGAAGATGATCTAAAGGATCTCGAGGCATTGTTGAATAAGAAGACATTCAGGGAGTTGCAGATGTCGAAGACAGGAGAGGAGATTTTGGATCTCATTCACCGCCCTACGGCAAGGGAGACTGCTGTTGCTGCCAAG TTCAAGACGAAAGGGGGCTCTCAactcaaggaatactgctctaATTTAACTAAGGAAGACTGCCGTCGCCAAACTGGTTCTTTTGTTGCTTGTGATAAG GTTCATTTCCGCCGTATTATTGCTCCACATACTGATACAAATTTAGGTGACTGCTCTTTTCTCGATACATGCCGTCATACAAAG ACTTGCAAATATGTTCATTACGAACTCGACCAAACACCAGATGCTCCAATGATACTGGGATCTACTAATCTTCCACCTCCAAAGCCAATAAAACCCCGAAGGGCTGAATATTGTTCAGAAGTTGAGCTCGGTCAACCCCAGTGGATAAACTGTGATATCCGTAACTTCAGAATGGACATTTTGGGACAATTTGGGGTTATCATGGCAGACCCTCCTTGGGATATTCATATGGAATTGCCATATGGTACAATGGCTGATGATGAAATGAGAAATCTTAATGTACCTGCATTGCAAACTGATGGCCTAATATTCCTTTGGGTCACCGGGCGTGCAATGGAACTTGGACGTGAATG TTTAGAGCTTTGGGGATACAAACGTGTCGAGGAAATCATTTGGGTGAAGACCAATCAGCTTCAACGGATTATAAGAACTGGACGCACAGGGCATTGGCTCAATCATAGTAAGGAACATTGCCTCGTTGGAATAAAGGGTAATCCTGAGGTAAACAGGAACATTGACACCGATGTTATTGTAGCTGAAGTTCGGGAAACAAGCCGAAAACCTGATGAG ATGTACCCGATGCTGGAAAGAATTAGCCCGAGGACGAGAAAGTTGGAATTGTTTGCTCGTATGCACAATACGCATGCAGG GTGGCTGTCACTTGGCAACCAATTGCAGGGGGTGCGGCTGGTAGATGAGGGTCTTAGGGCAAGGTTCAAGGCTGCTTATCCAGATGTGGAGGTACAGCCAGCATCACCTACCCGAACGACTTCTGCCATGGACGCAGACTCGAGCGCCTCCCAGATGAGGGCACCTTTtgcaggcatggagatgaagcaaCCAACCGACCAATTTATGGAACCAGTTGCATCTGCCGGCTATGCATCTGTTGGAAAACCAGCTGCTCCAGATGCTGAAGCTGCAGCTTAG